Genomic segment of Triticum urartu cultivar G1812 unplaced genomic scaffold, Tu2.1 TuUngrouped_contig_10579, whole genome shotgun sequence:
TCTGGAACTTTGATGGACAAGATCTGTCCAAGAAAATTGTTGACTCCATGGAGAATTTCGGTGATAGTCACTGCATTGGAACTGGAGGTAGTGGGTCAGTGTATAGAGCTGAGTTACCTAGTGGTGAAATATTTGCGGTGAAGAAGATCCATCTGATGGaagatgatgagtcatttgatcATGAAATAGATGCATTGATTCATATTCGGCATCGAAACATTGTGAAGTTATTTGGCTACTGTTCTACACCTCAGGGAAGATTTCTGGTGTACGAATACATGGACAGAGGAAGCTTAGCAGAATCTTTAAAGAACAAGGAAAGTATAGCTGAATTGGATTGGATAAGAAGGTTAAATATAATCAATGATGTTTCTCATGCTTTATCTTACATGCATCATGATTGCTTTGCACCGATAGTCCACAGAGACATATCAAGCAGCAACATTTTGCATGATCTGGAATTCAGAGCATGCATCTCTGATTTTGGTATAGCCAAAATACTATCTGCGGATGATTCAAACTGCACAAGGCTTGCTGGGACAAAAGGGTATCTTGCCCCAGGTAAAATGAACTCTATTTCTGTTAGATCTGTGTGTTGTTATGCTTTCTTTCTCGTCCGATCAAATATGAAATTTGTATGTTTATTCTGCTAAGGGTGCCAAGCAGTAGCGAATAACATACTAATTTGTACAAATATCCTTTTTTTTTTGTTTAATCAGTTATTCTATCATAGTTTTGTTTATCAACTACACTTTGTTTGTCTCTACTCTCTAGTCTGTACAATCTACATTGCCAACAGTGATTGAGCCGATATGTTTAGCAGTTGGGTAATAATAGACCATTGTTGTCTGGTCCTCTAGATTCAGTTTCTTGAAGTGTCTGAGAAATCTAACCCTTCAATATTGGTGTGGCAGAGCTTGCATACTCAACAAGGGTGACAGAGAAATGCGACATCTATAGTTTTGGAGTGCTCACGCTCGAGTTGTTCATGGGACACCATCCAGGTGATTTTCTTTCATCCATGGCCGATAAGAGTACATCACTCAAGGATTTGTTGGACATCCGGATCCCACTCCCTGCAGCTGAGGTCCGAAGCAAAGTATTCAAAGTGATCGCGTTTGCTGTTCGGTGCATAGAACCCAATCCATCACGCCGTCCAACAATGCAGCAAGCAATCAAGGTGTTCACTGCAGCTGGAGGACCTGATAATCATGTTGATCATCTGCATACTGGCATTGTTATCCCTGCCTGCTGGTCGTGAATGTTCTTAGCAAATTGATGTTTTATGCGTCGATTAGACACTGTTTGTAATAAATCTTCGGTACGACAGTTTATTGCATCATTAGCTTCGCGCCACGTACTATTTATGTTGGTTGTAAGCGATGGAGAATAACCAGCTAGTAGCTACCTTTAAATTTTTGCATAGCAGGGCCCCTGCTATGTCTTCAAGGCAATACTAATATTTCATTTTCATCCTTTGTTGGAGGATGTAGGAGCCCATTCAACTGGTAATTTCATATGCCCGAGTTATATTGGCGTGCTGATTTCTTTTAGATCCTTTAGTATGTTGCCGTTTAAAACTGTTACAAATATTTAGCCTTCAACTGGTACAGGGCAGGGGATAGAAATGGTATAAAGCAGTAGCCATCAGAATGCTTCTGCAAGGCATATAGTAGTTCTCAACAAAGGAAAGCTACTTGTAACAGGACAAAATGTGGATCActgtttttttcttctgaaaagaGGCAAATTAAGCAGCCCCCAAGCCCCCTTCTACTACTTCTATTTTTGAAAAAAGCAGTACGGTCGCACACACACTCGTACGAACGCACTCATCCTTAATTGATTGGCCTGCAGGTTCTGAACAATTTATAGAAAAGCACTCTGCTGCCAGTTGACTAGTTAGGCATAGTATATTGCATTATCCATCGGAAGTGATCTCAGCTTGGTAAATTGTGGTTGTGTAGCTCACCTCTCATCCTTAACTGATTTTCCTGGTAACTTGATGGTGTTAGAAATGGTGGAGGATGCTTTGTTTCCTGTTGATGTTACATGGTATCTGAGAATGATTACCTTTTTTATATGTAACAGGAAGGAGAAATCCAAACTCCAGGATAAGGAAACAAGTCTGAGAAAGCAGATGCCAAGGGCAGCAAAGCTGAGCAGAAGGCCAAGAAAAAAGCAGGTCCAGGAAGAGATATCACGCCTCTCAGCTGAATTAGAGGCGAACCATGCTGCGGAGCTTGCTTCTTTCGGAAAAAAGCCGACGTTTGAGGGGCTTTCCTTAATTcatactatacttcctccgttcaTATTTTCAATATGGACTATATACTGattgaaatgagtgaacaaataCACTAAAACTtgtctatatacatccgattTAGAAAAATGTTATGGAgtaaaacatcttatatttgtgaacggagggagtactaactaATTTTATTAGTATATCCAAAGAGCCTGCAGATTTATTTATGGCTTGGTTGATATGTGATTCAGATGCAGTACTAGCAAATTGTGACATACATTTTCAATTGTAAAAGACCATTCGATTCACTTACCTCGGTTCATATGGCCAACTACATGCATGTTTGTTATACTCCTGTCCTGTCTAATTAGTCATATTTCGAGAACAAAAATATAGACATTTTGGAGAATGAAAAAGGCAAAGCTGGTCAGTCTATTTGATTGAGCTGCTACGTACAGTACATGAGATGAGAGAGACCATCCACTCTACGGGGAAGCCCATATGTCACACCACACACGGATCACACAATCCATATTCTTCTTCCTACACTTGCTCACTGAGAAGAATGTATATGCATAAAATGTGGCTGAAGTGTGTATGCACACACAGTAAAAAATCTGTATATGCAGGAACAACCTAAACACAGTAAAAACACAACATTACTAGGTGTTGCAGGAACCAACAGGAAAACAAATTTACTAGGTTGGCACAAGTGTGTATGCATGCACAGTAATTTTTTTGTTATTGGCCACAATCTAAACACAGCATTCTATTAATCTGTCTCTGCATCTTGTACTCCAGAAGGTGGCAACAATCTAAACACCAATGTCTTGTACACCGGAAGGTGGCAACAATCTAAACACCGATGGACAAGTTCTCCGAGAAACATTGATGTGATTTTTCAGGCACGCGGAAGCTGATGATAGCATGCAGATCATGGTAAAAAGTAAAAATACAAATGACCTAGGAAGCAGTGGCATCTTGGATGCATTTCAATCACTGGTCTGAGATCTCAAGGAATCAAAAAACATTATGCCTTCTATCTATAAAGAGCTTAACTCAGCACATCACACACGACGATAACAATGGCAGCAAGTATAAACATCAGCTTTTAAACCTCGATCTATGAAATTCATGCATTCATGTCGAAACAAAGTATGTAGAATCCAAATAAGGAGCAGGCTGAAGTATGTAGGCATGGAACATATAGGTATCTTACACTTACAGTACCACCCAAAAGACGACTCCACGCACAAAAGGATAATATAAGTCAAATCTCTCCCCTTTCTAGATCAAACACACACAGGGAAACCCACCAACGAAGTTAATCAACAATGGCCAGCTTATGTCTCGGTCCCGTCGAGTGGCTGCTGGGCTTAAGCCTGAAGGTGAGAGAACCTGAGGACACTCCGATCTAGCAGAAGTAGGCAGCAGCTCATCATACCACAAAACTAGATACTGAGAAGTAGAGTCTGTTGCGTCAAACCGGTGGGACAGGAGGCCGCCTAGAGTCCGCAGGAAGCACTAAAACTCTCATCGAGAAGAGCCAGAATATCACTGTGGCGAGCGTCGCGGCGAATACTCTGACCAATAGAAACCACAGCCAGGTTCCGGATATCCTGCATCTGTCTCTGCATCTGCTCAAGGATAGCCGTCTGGCGATCAATCTGTCTCTGCAGCATGGGAGGAACGTCATAGATATGACCAGCCAAGCCTCCTGCCTCTGCGAAATGACCACCCGACCCTCCTGGCTCTGCGTCATGAGCTCCCTGCTG
This window contains:
- the LOC125526596 gene encoding MDIS1-interacting receptor like kinase 2-like — its product is AAITLVLITTVVTLLRYKRKKYSAESGNDLEQTKLFTIWNFDGQDLSKKIVDSMENFGDSHCIGTGGSGSVYRAELPSGEIFAVKKIHLMEDDESFDHEIDALIHIRHRNIVKLFGYCSTPQGRFLVYEYMDRGSLAESLKNKESIAELDWIRRLNIINDVSHALSYMHHDCFAPIVHRDISSSNILHDLEFRACISDFGIAKILSADDSNCTRLAGTKGYLAPELAYSTRVTEKCDIYSFGVLTLELFMGHHPGDFLSSMADKSTSLKDLLDIRIPLPAAEVRSKVFKVIAFAVRCIEPNPSRRPTMQQAIKVFTAAGGPDNHVDHLHTGIVIPACWS